The following proteins are co-located in the Shouchella hunanensis genome:
- a CDS encoding YfcC family protein gives MEQPKSQDIHKPSPLEKKKDRMPHIYVLLFIISGLAALLTYLIPAGSFERVPGPNGRESIDPNSFVTVDASPVSFMDFMLAIPVGMASASEIIFFTFIIGGMFMVLRRTEIIEIGVDRLARKFQHKSIAVIPVLLTLFAVVATTIGTPELSLVYIPVLIPLFISLGYDSMTAAGIALISTALGFTAGVMNPGTVGISQQISGLETYSGFGLRVVVLLVIVLIGSFYIMRYAKKVKQDPLKSYTHEEDEIKRVKYKDALKQPAKRATKRQLVAIATLPIFFGILVYGVTQLGWFMLEMSGLFIFMGILVGIISGLSLTKVCEAFTEGFREVLMGAIIIGIARSVAIVLEEGQIMDTIVYGLGNLVGQLPSTLSAIGMMTVQLFINFFIPSGSGQALVTMPIMAPLADMLGVTRQTAILAFQFGDGFAHILFPTSGYFMAALVIAGIGWTKWVKFFSPLFFIYMGVGVVFLIYAQLTGWTG, from the coding sequence ATGGAACAACCGAAAAGTCAGGATATACATAAGCCAAGTCCATTAGAAAAGAAAAAAGATCGAATGCCTCATATCTACGTCTTGTTGTTTATTATTAGTGGGTTAGCAGCATTGCTTACTTATCTTATTCCAGCTGGTTCATTTGAACGTGTTCCAGGACCAAATGGACGTGAATCCATTGATCCGAATTCATTTGTGACGGTAGATGCCTCTCCGGTTTCATTTATGGATTTTATGTTAGCGATTCCTGTCGGTATGGCTAGCGCAAGTGAGATTATTTTCTTTACCTTTATCATTGGTGGAATGTTTATGGTGCTGCGACGAACGGAGATTATTGAAATCGGTGTCGATCGATTAGCCAGAAAATTTCAACATAAAAGCATTGCAGTTATTCCGGTATTGTTAACGCTCTTTGCAGTTGTTGCAACGACCATTGGCACACCTGAATTGTCTCTTGTTTATATTCCAGTATTAATTCCGCTCTTCATTTCACTCGGCTATGATTCAATGACAGCTGCTGGAATAGCATTAATATCAACTGCGCTAGGATTTACAGCTGGTGTAATGAACCCAGGAACTGTTGGAATCTCCCAACAAATTTCTGGACTCGAAACTTACTCGGGTTTTGGATTACGAGTTGTTGTGTTACTCGTAATCGTACTTATTGGAAGTTTCTATATTATGAGATATGCAAAAAAAGTAAAGCAAGATCCATTGAAAAGCTATACACACGAAGAAGATGAAATAAAGCGAGTTAAATATAAAGATGCCTTAAAGCAACCAGCTAAACGCGCAACGAAGCGGCAATTGGTTGCGATTGCAACATTGCCGATTTTCTTTGGTATACTTGTATATGGTGTAACGCAACTCGGTTGGTTTATGCTTGAAATGTCTGGCTTATTTATTTTTATGGGCATTCTGGTAGGAATCATTTCAGGGTTGTCGCTTACAAAAGTATGTGAAGCTTTTACAGAAGGTTTCAGAGAAGTGCTGATGGGCGCCATTATTATTGGGATTGCTAGGTCGGTTGCAATTGTGCTAGAAGAAGGACAAATTATGGATACGATTGTATATGGTCTTGGTAATCTTGTTGGCCAATTACCGAGTACGTTAAGTGCAATCGGCATGATGACGGTTCAACTTTTTATCAATTTCTTTATACCGTCGGGAAGTGGACAGGCACTCGTTACGATGCCTATTATGGCGCCTCTTGCAGATATGCTTGGTGTTACACGCCAAACGGCGATCTTAGCATTCCAATTCGGAGATGGCTTTGCTCATATTTTGTTCCCGACATCTGGTTACTTTATGGCAGCTTTAGTCATTGCCGGTATCGGCTGGACAAAGTGGGTGAAATTCTTTAGCCCGCTATTCTTTATCTACATGGGTGTTGGGGTTGTCTTTTTAATTTATGCACAGTTGACAGGATGGACTGGTTAA
- a CDS encoding PucR family transcriptional regulator, with product MNIDMFVQLPELKQARIVAGIRGKTRKISNVKMMDAPDIIHYLTKGDLLVTTAYHYAGKPERLLELVKAMHEKGCAGLGVKQERFLGEIPDVVLAYADETSFSIIALPEQIGLSYVANQVLSTILDQRTNELKTALDTHRTFSNHIVSGKGLPHLLENVAQLVGSPVLLMNERCQLLSSSNTSSPVVNGMEYLHRMGYAFFTDGSRYSSFTLLMNQPKTVTVFPVYTDKAKKGILVILGSFLHEERQSVLLVEQATNVIAFELMKENALKQYTKRAKNEFFLHYLNGQYASKEEVINRAKEFGLHNDRPYKCVAGRLDQEELNLGFKDNHIESEKVFDFVEEELSIFPFQSHLFIKGEMCFILLEGEEGDTTGESLQSIEFALEMIQDRVALHFKRSISFGYSHLCRQFWDVQEAHKEALNALHSGRLSGNRQFVQGYQAKDLAKLIRMIPQEDLVEFCDFNLKKLTEPGVTEMALIQTLAVYLETHCQISETAKRLYVHRNTIIYRLEKIEELLGKSLKDPDTTLHLRLALRIQHTLETS from the coding sequence ATGAATATAGATATGTTTGTTCAATTACCAGAATTAAAACAGGCACGAATTGTAGCAGGGATTCGGGGCAAGACGCGAAAAATAAGCAATGTAAAAATGATGGATGCGCCTGATATTATTCATTATTTAACAAAGGGAGATTTGCTTGTCACGACTGCTTATCATTATGCTGGGAAGCCTGAACGATTATTAGAACTTGTAAAAGCAATGCATGAAAAAGGCTGTGCTGGATTAGGCGTAAAACAAGAACGTTTCCTTGGAGAAATTCCAGATGTTGTATTGGCTTATGCAGATGAAACAAGTTTTTCAATTATTGCGTTACCTGAACAAATTGGATTAAGTTATGTTGCTAATCAAGTGCTGAGTACCATTTTGGATCAGCGTACAAACGAACTGAAGACCGCACTTGATACACATCGAACGTTTTCAAATCACATCGTGAGTGGAAAAGGGTTACCTCATTTACTAGAGAATGTCGCTCAGTTGGTTGGTTCTCCTGTTTTGCTCATGAACGAACGGTGCCAACTATTATCTTCCTCTAACACTTCCAGCCCAGTTGTAAACGGAATGGAGTATTTACATCGTATGGGCTATGCGTTTTTCACAGACGGAAGTCGATATTCAAGCTTTACATTGTTAATGAATCAACCAAAGACGGTAACTGTATTTCCGGTTTACACCGATAAAGCGAAAAAAGGAATTCTCGTCATTCTAGGCTCTTTCCTACATGAAGAGCGTCAGTCGGTATTACTTGTGGAACAAGCGACGAATGTCATTGCATTTGAGTTAATGAAGGAAAACGCATTAAAGCAATACACGAAACGAGCAAAAAATGAATTTTTTCTCCACTACTTAAATGGTCAATATGCGTCAAAAGAAGAGGTCATTAACCGTGCAAAGGAATTTGGGCTCCATAACGATCGTCCGTATAAATGTGTGGCAGGAAGATTAGATCAAGAGGAATTAAATTTAGGCTTTAAAGACAACCATATTGAAAGTGAGAAAGTATTCGACTTCGTTGAAGAAGAATTATCGATCTTTCCATTTCAATCTCATTTATTTATAAAAGGAGAGATGTGCTTCATTTTATTAGAAGGGGAAGAAGGTGATACAACAGGTGAGTCGCTGCAGTCAATTGAGTTTGCACTGGAAATGATACAAGATCGTGTCGCCCTTCATTTTAAACGATCCATTTCATTTGGCTACAGTCACCTGTGTCGCCAATTTTGGGACGTGCAAGAAGCTCATAAAGAAGCCCTAAATGCGCTTCATTCGGGTCGTTTATCTGGAAATCGTCAGTTTGTTCAAGGATATCAAGCAAAAGACTTAGCGAAGCTTATTCGCATGATACCGCAGGAGGATTTAGTCGAGTTTTGCGATTTTAATTTAAAAAAATTAACGGAACCAGGTGTAACGGAAATGGCTCTCATTCAAACATTGGCTGTTTACCTTGAAACGCATTGTCAAATTTCTGAAACCGCAAAACGACTCTATGTTCATCGGAACACCATTATCTATCGTCTTGAGAAGATTGAAGAATTGTTAGGAAAAAGTTTAAAAGATCCAGATACAACCTTGCATCTACGGTTGGCACTTCGTATTCAGCATACACTCGAAACATCATAA
- a CDS encoding pyridoxal-phosphate-dependent aminotransferase family protein, giving the protein MSQLAKRTIMTPGPVEAEPRVLRAMSAPILGQFDPAFTEMMNETMEMLRDLFQTNNQWAFPIDGTSRSGLEAVLTSLIEPGDRVFVPIYGRFGHLLVEICERLDASVHTMECEWGTVFDENDVIQEIKKVKPKIVACVHGETSTGCVMPLQNIGKTCREEDCLFVVDAVATIGGVEFKVDDWFIDAAIGGTQKCLSVPSGMAPITYNSRAEAVIARRKKVERGIATDQDQTTPFSGSVIRSNYFDLSQLQDYWSPRRLNHHTEATSMIYGLHEGLRVLLDEGLENRFERHIFHEQALMAGIKAMGLDLFVEHEHKLPVVTCITVPAGVDADAVRSFMLTHFGVEIASSFGPLHGKIWRIGSMGYSCRKENVLFALSALEAALLYKDVPVHSGKAVQAALAYYESAIVNVPS; this is encoded by the coding sequence ATGAGTCAATTAGCGAAGCGAACCATAATGACGCCTGGTCCAGTAGAAGCTGAGCCACGTGTATTAAGAGCCATGAGCGCCCCAATATTAGGTCAATTCGATCCTGCGTTTACCGAAATGATGAACGAGACAATGGAGATGTTAAGGGACTTGTTCCAAACAAATAATCAATGGGCCTTCCCTATTGATGGTACTTCACGCTCTGGACTTGAGGCCGTTTTAACGAGTTTAATCGAGCCTGGTGATCGTGTATTTGTTCCTATATACGGTCGCTTTGGACACTTACTTGTTGAAATTTGCGAACGGTTGGATGCGTCTGTTCACACAATGGAATGCGAATGGGGTACCGTTTTTGATGAGAATGATGTCATCCAAGAAATCAAAAAAGTAAAGCCAAAAATTGTTGCCTGTGTACATGGAGAAACGTCTACTGGTTGTGTCATGCCCCTACAAAACATTGGGAAGACGTGTCGCGAAGAAGATTGCTTGTTCGTCGTTGACGCTGTCGCTACAATTGGCGGGGTCGAGTTTAAAGTCGATGACTGGTTCATTGATGCAGCAATTGGCGGAACTCAAAAATGTTTATCTGTACCTTCGGGTATGGCCCCTATCACGTATAACAGCCGTGCCGAAGCCGTCATCGCCCGGCGAAAAAAAGTAGAACGTGGCATTGCTACAGATCAAGATCAAACAACACCATTTTCAGGGTCTGTTATTCGAAGTAACTATTTCGACCTTAGTCAACTACAAGATTACTGGAGTCCTAGACGATTAAACCATCACACCGAAGCAACATCTATGATTTATGGGTTGCATGAAGGGCTTCGTGTTTTACTGGATGAAGGCTTAGAGAATCGATTTGAACGACACATTTTTCACGAGCAAGCACTTATGGCCGGAATAAAAGCGATGGGGCTTGATCTCTTCGTAGAACATGAACATAAATTGCCTGTCGTCACTTGCATCACAGTTCCAGCTGGAGTGGATGCGGACGCTGTTCGTTCATTTATGCTTACTCATTTTGGAGTCGAAATAGCAAGCTCGTTTGGGCCATTGCACGGGAAGATTTGGCGTATTGGTTCAATGGGGTATAGCTGTCGAAAAGAAAATGTTCTTTTTGCACTTTCAGCTCTTGAAGCAGCACTGCTTTATAAAGATGTGCCTGTTCATAGTGGTAAAGCCGTTCAAGCAGCGCTTGCTTACTATGAGTCAGCCATAGTAAACGTTCCTTCATAA
- a CDS encoding M20 metallopeptidase family protein — MFYKSATAIHEQVIEWRRHLHQYPELSHEEKETREFICRVLDDAGIAYETMKASYGVIGIIKGEKPGKTVALRADMDALPIRETNDVPYRSKKERVMHACGHDAHTAMLLGTGVTLQENKDEIAGTILLLFQPAEEDAPIGGAQAMMEDPAFLQWKPDAIFGQHVWPDLPVGQIGVRDGAMMGNSDRFSIVINGRAGHASMPHQGIDAIVVANQVMSSLQTIVSRNVDPLDAAVITVGKITGGDRYNVIASEVVLEGTVRTLSLAVREQVEKRLVSLVEQVAAGLGAKASVTYQKGYVSTINTSKWASHIKEQARHLFGEGAAPDIDPSLAGEDFGRFLQTYPGAYFWLGTAIKERSVQSPLHDASFDIDEEALVYGVNLMATTAVTALEQLKREES; from the coding sequence ATGTTCTACAAATCAGCAACAGCCATTCACGAGCAAGTGATCGAGTGGCGACGTCACCTTCATCAATATCCTGAGTTAAGTCATGAAGAGAAAGAGACACGGGAATTTATTTGCCGTGTCTTGGATGATGCAGGAATTGCCTATGAAACAATGAAAGCAAGTTATGGGGTTATTGGTATAATTAAAGGAGAGAAACCTGGCAAGACGGTTGCTCTTCGCGCAGATATGGATGCCCTGCCAATTCGTGAAACAAATGACGTTCCATATCGATCAAAGAAAGAGCGAGTTATGCACGCGTGTGGCCATGATGCACACACGGCGATGTTACTTGGAACAGGGGTAACCTTGCAAGAGAATAAAGATGAAATAGCTGGAACCATTTTGCTACTATTTCAACCGGCTGAGGAAGATGCACCTATTGGTGGTGCACAAGCAATGATGGAAGATCCGGCGTTCCTTCAGTGGAAACCAGATGCTATCTTTGGCCAGCATGTTTGGCCAGATTTACCTGTTGGTCAGATTGGTGTACGAGACGGGGCAATGATGGGTAACTCGGATCGGTTTTCAATTGTTATTAATGGTAGAGCTGGGCACGCAAGTATGCCACACCAAGGTATTGATGCAATTGTTGTAGCCAATCAAGTGATGTCGAGCTTGCAAACGATTGTAAGTCGGAACGTAGATCCGCTAGATGCTGCTGTTATTACAGTTGGCAAAATTACTGGTGGAGATCGGTACAATGTGATTGCGAGCGAGGTTGTGTTAGAAGGAACCGTTCGCACGCTTTCATTGGCAGTGCGTGAACAGGTTGAAAAGCGATTAGTGAGCCTTGTTGAACAGGTTGCAGCTGGTCTCGGAGCGAAAGCGTCTGTAACGTATCAAAAAGGATATGTCTCAACTATTAATACAAGTAAATGGGCAAGTCATATTAAAGAACAAGCGAGACACTTATTCGGCGAGGGAGCAGCACCGGATATAGATCCAAGTCTTGCAGGAGAGGATTTTGGCCGGTTTTTACAAACGTACCCAGGTGCGTATTTTTGGTTAGGAACGGCGATTAAGGAAAGATCAGTTCAAAGTCCGCTTCATGATGCGTCTTTTGATATTGATGAAGAAGCGCTTGTATACGGTGTCAATTTAATGGCTACAACAGCAGTTACGGCTTTAGAGCAACTCAAAAGAGAGGAGAGCTAG
- the putP gene encoding sodium/proline symporter PutP: protein MSIHISMQIIAAIIVYLLIMILIGWYGYKKTASHSDYTLGGRGLSPGVAALSAGASDMSGWLMLALPGSMYLTGLGAGWLALGLIIGAYLNWILLAPRLRIYTETANNSITIPAFLENRFIDSTKLLRILSGLIIIFFFTIYVSSGMVSGGRVFDSLLGINYHVSLLIVAGVTILYTLFGGFLAVSWTDVVQGGIMMLALLLVPVFALAEVGGVTTTFDQVRSIDPQLLDVFRGVTIITIIGSLAWGLGYFGQPHIIVRFMALRTAREAKPARRIGMAWMILSIVGAMMTGLVGRAYLNNEGIFLNPDNDSQHETVFVVLGEMLFHPFIIGFIFSAILAAVMSTISSQLLVTSSSLTEDLYKTFLKRKPADRELIFLGRGAVLIVALIALALSWNPDSSILELVSYAWAGFGAAFGPVMLLSLYWKGMTRWGALAGMLSGAVMVIVWANTNLYQLLGMNERVYELLPGFIIATLMIVIVSKFTKNDQRVDQGFKEFKEELKANK from the coding sequence ATGTCGATTCACATTTCAATGCAAATAATTGCAGCTATTATTGTTTATTTACTAATTATGATTTTAATCGGATGGTATGGGTACAAAAAAACAGCTAGTCACTCAGATTACACATTAGGTGGTAGAGGGCTTTCTCCTGGAGTGGCAGCTTTAAGTGCAGGAGCATCGGATATGAGCGGTTGGCTGATGCTAGCACTACCTGGCTCAATGTATTTAACAGGATTAGGTGCAGGTTGGCTAGCGTTAGGTCTTATTATTGGTGCATACTTAAACTGGATCCTCTTAGCTCCGCGACTGCGGATTTATACAGAAACGGCAAATAACTCCATTACGATTCCTGCTTTTCTTGAAAACCGTTTTATCGACTCAACTAAGTTATTGCGAATTCTATCAGGACTCATTATTATTTTCTTTTTTACCATTTATGTATCTTCTGGAATGGTATCAGGTGGTCGTGTATTTGACTCTTTGCTTGGTATTAATTATCACGTAAGCTTGTTGATTGTGGCTGGAGTTACGATTCTGTACACATTGTTTGGTGGATTTTTAGCGGTGAGCTGGACGGATGTTGTCCAAGGTGGTATTATGATGCTTGCTTTACTACTCGTTCCTGTTTTTGCCTTAGCCGAAGTAGGTGGTGTAACCACTACATTCGATCAGGTTCGTAGCATAGACCCGCAATTGCTAGATGTCTTTAGAGGTGTCACAATTATTACCATCATTGGTTCCCTTGCATGGGGGCTTGGTTATTTTGGACAGCCACATATTATCGTTCGCTTTATGGCGCTTCGTACAGCGAGAGAAGCAAAGCCTGCGCGCCGGATCGGGATGGCGTGGATGATTTTATCTATTGTTGGTGCGATGATGACAGGCTTAGTTGGTAGAGCTTATTTAAATAACGAAGGCATTTTTCTTAACCCTGATAACGATAGTCAGCATGAAACCGTTTTTGTCGTTCTTGGTGAAATGCTGTTCCATCCATTTATCATTGGATTTATTTTTAGTGCGATTTTGGCAGCTGTCATGAGTACAATCTCGTCACAATTACTTGTCACGTCAAGCTCTTTAACGGAAGATCTGTATAAGACGTTTTTGAAACGGAAACCAGCAGATCGTGAACTTATTTTCTTAGGTAGAGGAGCTGTTCTTATTGTTGCTCTGATTGCATTAGCTCTTTCTTGGAATCCAGATAGTTCGATTTTAGAACTTGTTAGCTACGCATGGGCAGGGTTTGGTGCAGCTTTTGGTCCTGTTATGCTTCTGAGCTTATATTGGAAAGGGATGACAAGATGGGGTGCGCTGGCAGGTATGCTTTCAGGTGCTGTTATGGTCATTGTCTGGGCAAATACAAATTTGTATCAATTACTTGGTATGAATGAACGTGTATATGAATTATTACCAGGCTTTATAATCGCTACCCTGATGATCGTTATTGTTAGTAAGTTTACGAAGAATGACCAACGTGTCGATCAAGGCTTTAAAGAGTTCAAAGAAGAATTAAAAGCGAATAAATAA
- the allC gene encoding allantoate deiminase → MNTGQTTLSLKTMIEDLAKIGQTDDGGVTRLLYTSEWFQAQQTIKDWFDEQGLTPFFDDIGNVYGRVEGTNKEEPAVLTGSHIDTVVNGGKYDGAYGVLASLVAVSELVKEHGQPKRTIDVIAFCEEEGSRFPLNFWGSGKLTGIHEGKDYHSVRDIHGKSFIDAMHEKGFGLGHFQDPLRNDVACFVELHIEQGAILEDAGETLGIVKSIVGQRRFIFTVTGESNHAGTTPMNKRKDAMSVASQLVHKLIQTGHEMDDHFVATVGQMTVTPNTPNVIPGKVDFTLDIRHHRSTTLDTYHEHINTFVKELAGSDVGISVQQYSDVVPVDMEESLQAIAHDYAKQQQLSYRYMYSGAGHDAQILGAAVPTCLLFVPSVKGISHSPYEFTNHSDLQVGVSALKHVIYQLAYK, encoded by the coding sequence ATGAATACAGGGCAAACGACATTATCGTTAAAGACGATGATTGAAGATTTAGCCAAGATCGGCCAAACCGACGACGGTGGCGTCACGCGCTTACTTTACACGAGCGAGTGGTTTCAAGCTCAGCAAACAATTAAGGATTGGTTCGACGAACAAGGACTAACGCCTTTTTTTGATGATATTGGTAATGTATATGGGCGTGTAGAAGGAACAAACAAAGAAGAACCTGCTGTCTTAACAGGCTCTCATATTGATACGGTTGTAAATGGCGGTAAGTATGATGGCGCATATGGCGTACTCGCTAGCTTAGTTGCCGTTTCCGAATTAGTAAAAGAACACGGTCAACCAAAACGTACGATTGATGTTATCGCTTTTTGCGAAGAAGAAGGTAGCCGTTTCCCTCTAAACTTTTGGGGTTCTGGTAAATTAACGGGTATTCACGAAGGCAAAGACTACCATAGTGTGCGCGATATCCATGGCAAATCGTTTATTGACGCAATGCATGAGAAAGGGTTTGGACTTGGTCATTTTCAGGATCCGCTAAGGAATGATGTAGCGTGTTTTGTTGAACTACATATTGAGCAAGGAGCTATTTTAGAAGATGCGGGTGAAACCCTCGGTATTGTCAAAAGCATTGTAGGGCAAAGACGTTTTATTTTCACTGTGACTGGTGAAAGCAACCATGCGGGTACAACTCCTATGAATAAACGGAAAGATGCTATGAGTGTGGCGAGTCAACTCGTACATAAGCTCATCCAAACCGGACATGAGATGGATGACCATTTCGTAGCGACGGTTGGTCAAATGACCGTCACTCCTAATACACCGAATGTCATTCCCGGAAAAGTCGATTTCACCCTTGATATCCGCCACCATCGTTCAACCACGCTGGACACGTATCATGAACATATCAATACGTTCGTGAAGGAACTGGCTGGCTCAGATGTCGGTATATCGGTTCAACAATATTCAGATGTTGTTCCAGTCGATATGGAAGAATCTTTACAAGCAATCGCTCACGACTACGCAAAGCAACAACAGCTAAGCTACCGCTATATGTATAGCGGGGCTGGTCACGATGCTCAAATACTAGGGGCTGCGGTACCTACTTGCTTGCTCTTTGTACCAAGCGTTAAGGGAATTAGTCACTCCCCTTACGAATTTACCAATCATAGTGACTTACAAGTTGGTGTCAGCGCATTAAAGCATGTTATCTATCAACTGGCTTACAAATAA
- a CDS encoding helix-turn-helix transcriptional regulator, whose amino-acid sequence MQKQTLVLGERLRTIRKMRGYTQSELAKGICTQGVISNIEGKNGKENPSSNILFQLSERLGVTMSYLYGQENSEHLPTSKDIRQSEVSKIIKNLKTRRDYAALNYIVENEKNKSVHLSNAERQYLLWHEAVCSYYERKNVDEAISIYTRALDLQTTNQKADLVQRVELELSLGSIYYEEEHYSESEYMLLECLEKIQELETDSSVYEVMTKIHFNLSNVYNRKKEYDKALRHAKAALDLSVSSNHLSLLGDALYQIGYTHSLLGNTQQGIDYIEKSLVIVTLQDNQKLVSIIEHTLSKLKPTESMSED is encoded by the coding sequence ATGCAAAAACAAACACTTGTATTAGGTGAAAGATTAAGAACCATTCGAAAAATGAGAGGCTATACACAAAGTGAATTAGCTAAAGGCATTTGTACACAAGGTGTTATTAGCAATATTGAGGGGAAGAATGGGAAAGAGAACCCGTCATCAAACATTCTTTTTCAATTAAGTGAGCGCTTAGGTGTAACAATGAGCTATTTATACGGACAAGAGAATAGTGAGCATTTACCGACATCTAAAGATATTCGTCAGTCGGAAGTAAGCAAGATAATCAAAAATCTAAAAACAAGACGTGATTACGCTGCGCTCAACTATATTGTAGAAAATGAAAAGAACAAGTCCGTCCATTTATCAAATGCAGAAAGGCAATATTTATTGTGGCACGAAGCCGTTTGCAGCTACTATGAAAGAAAGAACGTTGACGAAGCTATTAGTATATATACACGTGCACTTGATTTACAAACGACCAATCAAAAAGCTGATTTAGTCCAGCGAGTAGAGCTTGAATTAAGCTTAGGAAGTATTTATTATGAAGAAGAACACTATAGTGAAAGCGAATACATGTTACTCGAATGTTTAGAGAAGATCCAAGAATTAGAAACCGATTCGTCTGTCTATGAAGTAATGACTAAAATACACTTCAATTTATCAAATGTTTACAACCGTAAAAAAGAGTACGATAAAGCATTACGCCATGCCAAAGCTGCATTAGATCTATCGGTATCTAGCAATCATCTTTCCTTATTAGGAGATGCCCTCTATCAAATCGGCTACACTCATTCCTTGTTAGGAAATACACAGCAAGGTATTGATTACATTGAGAAATCACTTGTTATTGTTACATTACAAGACAATCAGAAGCTCGTATCAATCATTGAACATACGCTATCAAAATTGAAGCCAACTGAATCTATGTCGGAAGATTAA
- a CDS encoding amidohydrolase yields MRNEIDQWVKQKESDIKTWRQEMHKIAEVGFCEYETTYYIFQQLEGLGFTLHTGRAVMNEEARFGVPSEKELAKHEERALANGVPAAFLETMKNGFTGVIAVLETEKEGPHTAMRFDIDALPIEEEIANEHIPAKNGFRSRNDGMMHACGHDGHAAIGLGIATFLSTWRGHLSGTYTLIFQPAEEGSRGAKAVVENGWLNGVNSFLSGHLGIRSQPVGTLVSGATNILATTKIDARFTGKTAHAGMEPHKGKNAMLAAATAVLNLHGISPHGEGETRLNVGRFDAGSGRNIVPGEAFLQLETRGKSTTENAYMKEEAVRRLEGAAHMYDVALEYAIVGEGLAAETDQYFIDKIPNATQKSQFVNEVKDLMPLNGSEDVTYMMRHVQDQGGSACYMIFGTPLAAGHHHKQFDFDEDALLVAVSALAHLIIE; encoded by the coding sequence ATGAGAAACGAGATTGATCAATGGGTGAAACAAAAAGAATCAGACATAAAAACATGGCGTCAAGAGATGCATAAAATCGCCGAAGTTGGTTTCTGTGAGTACGAAACGACTTATTATATTTTTCAACAGCTGGAGGGGCTTGGCTTTACCCTTCATACAGGTCGCGCAGTGATGAACGAAGAAGCACGTTTTGGTGTTCCGAGTGAAAAAGAATTGGCAAAACATGAAGAACGAGCGTTAGCGAATGGTGTGCCTGCGGCTTTTCTTGAAACGATGAAAAACGGCTTTACAGGTGTCATTGCTGTTCTCGAAACAGAAAAAGAAGGACCCCACACGGCGATGCGATTTGATATTGATGCGCTTCCTATTGAAGAAGAGATAGCAAATGAACATATTCCTGCTAAGAACGGCTTTCGGTCACGTAATGACGGAATGATGCATGCATGTGGACATGACGGACATGCAGCCATTGGGTTGGGAATAGCAACGTTTCTGTCAACGTGGAGAGGTCACTTATCAGGAACGTATACGCTTATTTTCCAACCGGCTGAAGAAGGAAGCAGAGGTGCTAAAGCCGTTGTTGAAAACGGCTGGCTTAATGGCGTGAATTCTTTTTTAAGCGGACATCTTGGCATACGTTCTCAACCGGTAGGGACGCTTGTCTCTGGTGCAACCAATATATTAGCGACAACGAAAATTGACGCTCGTTTTACTGGGAAAACGGCCCATGCTGGAATGGAACCGCATAAAGGAAAAAATGCAATGCTAGCGGCAGCAACAGCTGTTTTAAACTTGCATGGCATTTCTCCACACGGGGAAGGTGAAACCCGTTTAAATGTTGGTCGCTTTGATGCCGGGAGTGGAAGAAATATCGTTCCTGGCGAAGCGTTCTTACAGCTTGAAACGAGAGGGAAGTCTACTACTGAAAATGCGTATATGAAAGAGGAAGCCGTTCGTCGTTTAGAGGGTGCGGCTCATATGTATGATGTAGCTCTAGAGTATGCCATTGTTGGAGAAGGACTCGCGGCGGAAACAGATCAATATTTTATTGATAAAATTCCTAACGCTACGCAGAAGAGTCAGTTTGTTAACGAAGTAAAAGACCTCATGCCATTAAATGGTTCGGAGGATGTAACGTATATGATGCGTCATGTTCAAGATCAAGGTGGATCTGCATGCTATATGATTTTTGGAACACCACTTGCTGCTGGCCATCACCATAAACAGTTTGACTTTGACGAGGATGCGTTACTCGTTGCTGTTAGTGCGCTTGCTCATCTAATCATTGAATAG